A window from Drosophila subobscura isolate 14011-0131.10 chromosome O, UCBerk_Dsub_1.0, whole genome shotgun sequence encodes these proteins:
- the LOC117899623 gene encoding spermidine synthase, with protein sequence MDTISDGWFSELQAELWPGQAFSLKVKNVIHKEKSKFQDIQIIDTETYGKCLILDGIIQCTSRDEFSYQEMISFLPLFCHPNPKKVLIVGGGDGGVAREVVKHPLVEEVHQIEIDERVVELSKQHLPSMACGFKSEKLKLTIGDGFEYMKNHKNEFDVIITDSSDPIGPAVSLFNESYYKLMKHALKEDGIVCSQGGSFWLDLSYIKKTMLGCKEHFPKVSYAITSVPSYPCGHIGFVIGSLNKNQKFVNSVNKIDNFDIEALNLKYYTPEVHDAAFALPRWVQQSLMSVQN encoded by the exons ATGGATACGATATCTGACGGCTGGTTTAGTGAACTTCAGGCCGAGCTATGGCCTGGACAGGCATTTTCTTTAAAAGTAAAGAATGTCATTCATAAAGAAAAGTCCAAATTCCAAGATATTCAAATCATTGATAC TGAAACATATGGGAAGTGCTTGATATTAGATGGCATAATACAATGCACGTCCAGGGATGAATTTTCGTACCAGGAAATGATATCCTTTCTACCTCTTTTCTGTCATCCGAATCCCAAGAAAGTGTTGATTGTTGGCGGTGGCGATGGAGGCGTGGCGCGTGAAGTTGTTAAACATCCCTTGGTTGAGGAAGTACATCAAATAGAAATAGACGAACGCGTTGTGGAACTCTCAAAACAACACTTACCTTCAATGGCATGCGGCTTTAAGAGCGAAAAGTTAAAGCTAACTATTGGTGATGGTTTTGAGTACatgaaaaatcataaaaatgaatttgatGTCATTATAACGGATAGCTCTGATCCAATTGGTCCAGCAGTAAGCCTGTTTAATGAAAGCTActataaattaatgaaacatGCCTTGAAAGAAGATGGAATCGTGTGCTCGCAAGGAGGTAGCTTTTGGCTTGACTTAAGTTATATCAAAAAAACAATGTTGGGTTGCAAAGAGCACTTCCCAAAAGTTTCCTATGCAATTACTTCAGTTCCATCCTATCCTTGTGGTCATATTGGTTTTGTTATAGGATCTTTGAACAAGAATCAAAAGTTCGTCAACTCTGTAAATAAAATAGACAACTTTGATATTGAAGCTCTAAACTTGAAGTACTATACTCCAGAAGTACATGATGCAGCTTTTGCCTTGCCACGTTGGGTACAGCAAAGTTTAATGTCGgtgcaaaattaa
- the LOC117899620 gene encoding xaa-Pro aminopeptidase ApepP, translated as MMKDTTQILTKLRELMQLVRVRDISCISAYIVPSDDAHQSEYQCQHDERRAFLTGFNGSAGTAVVTSNSALLWTDGRYYQQAEKQLDSNWVLMKDGLTTTPSVGAWLAQNLPRGSAVGVDPRLFSFRLWKPIENELSSSDCHLVPIEKNLIDEIWGDDQPPRTLNSIKPLKLEYTGVTIAKKWELVRKQMQEKKADALIVSALDEIAWFLNMRGSDIDFNPVFFAYMIITKDELLAFVDSEKLPTDFSNHQSENEVQIKVLPYSSIGLEISRIVSTKDTKIWISPTSSYYLTAIIPKSQRLQEVTPICLLKSIKNDVEIKGFVNSHVRDGIALCQYFAWLENQLSLGEKIDEISGADKLESLRRTKDNYVGLSFPTISSSGPNGSIIHYNPTNDTKRDITVNEIYLCDSGAQFLDGTTDVTRTFHFGNPTEFQKEVYTRVLKGQLTFGSTIFPAKVKGQVLDTLARKALWDVGLDYSHGTGHGVGHYLNVHEGPIGVGIRHMPDDPGLQENMFISNEPGFYQDGEFGIRIEDIVQIVPAQSTHNFSNRGALTFKTITMCPKQTKMITKELLTDLEIQLLNSYHQQVWDTLSPILSQEGDSFTLSWLKKETQPI; from the exons ATGATGAAGGACACAACACAAATTTTGACTAAATTACGAGAGCTAATGCAGCTGGTTCGGGTCCGAGACATCAGTTGCATTTCGGCTTATATTGTGCCTTCCGATGACGCTCATCAGAGTGAATATCAATGTCAGCATGACGAAAGACGCGCATTTCTAACCGGGTTTAATGGATCTGCTGGAACAGCAGTGGTCACAAGCAACAGCGCACTATTATGGACAGATGGTCGCTATTATCAACAAGCGGAAAAACAACTCGACTCAAATTGGGTACTTATGAAGGATGGTTTGACAACGACGCCTTCTGTAGGTGCATGGCTGGCCCAAAATCTTCCAAGAGGCAGTGCTGTTGGCGTGGATCCCCGTTTATTTTCTTTCCGGCTGTGGAAGCCTATAGAAAACGAATTGAGTTCATCTG ATTGTCATTTAGTCCCAAttgaaaaaaatttaattgatgaaATCTGGGGGGATGATCAGCCACCACGAACCTTAAATTCTATAAAACCCTTAAAATTGGAATATACCGGTGTCACCATCGCTAAAAAATGGGAGCTCGTTCGTAAACAAATGCAGGAAAAGAAAGCGGATGCCTTAATTGTTAGTGCTCTTGATGAAATTGCTT GGTTCTTAAACATGCGGGGCTCGGATATAGACTTTAATCCAGTATTCTTTGCATATATGATTATAACAAAGGATGAGCTGTTAGCTTTTGTTGACTCTGAAAAATTGCCGACTGATTTTTCTAACCATCAGTCAGAAAACGAAGTACAAATAAAAGTTCTTCCCTATTCTTCAATTGGCCTGGAAATAAGTCGCATT GTGTCGACTAAAGATACAAAAATTTGGATTTCTCCTACAAGCAGCTACTATTTAACAGCAATTATTCCGAAGTCGCAACGCCTTCAGGAG GTCACCCCAATTTGcttattaaaatcaattaaaaatgatgTAGAGATTAAAGGATTTGTGAATAGTCACGTTCGGGATGGAATTGCATTATGTCAATATTTTGCTTGGCTTGAAAACCAATTAAGTTTGGGTGAAAAAATTGATGAAATATCTGGAGCAGATAAGCTGGAGTCTCTTCGCCG AACGAAAGATAACTATGTTGGCTTGAGCTTTCCGACAATTAGTTCATCTGGTCCCAACGGTTCTATTATTCATTATAATCCCACGAATGATACAAAGAGAGATATAACCGTTAATGAAATATACCTATGTGATTCAGGCGCTCAATTTTT GGATGGTACAACGGATGTGACAAGAACTTTTCATTTTGGAAATCCCACTGAGTTCCAAAAAGAAGTGTATACCCGAGTCCTCAAAGGCCAATTAACGTTTGGGTCGACAATTTTTCCAGCAAAAGTTAAG GGGCAAGTTCTTGATACACTTGCCAGGAAGGCTCTTTGGGACGTTGGCTTAGATTATAGTCATGGCACTGGTCACGGCGTAGGACACTACTTAAATGTTCATGAAGGCCCGATAGGCGTAGGTATACGTCATATGCCCGATGATCCCGGTCTTCaagaaaatatgtttatttcGAATG agCCTGGCTTTTATCAGGATGGGGAATTTGGAATACGCATTGAAGACATTGTGCAAATTGTGCCAGCACAATCAACCCATAATTTTTCCAACCGTGGAGCCTTAACTTTTAAAACCATTACTATGTGcccgaaacaaacaaaaatgattaCAAAAGAACTCTTAACTGACCTTGAG ATCCAGTTGCTTAATAGCTACCATCAACAAGTTTGGGATACCCTTTCGCCGATATTGTCTCAGGAAGGCGACTCGTTTACGTTATCTTGGctgaaaaaagaaacacagccaatttaa
- the LOC117899624 gene encoding LOW QUALITY PROTEIN: pinin (The sequence of the model RefSeq protein was modified relative to this genomic sequence to represent the inferred CDS: deleted 2 bases in 2 codons) codes for MVNDCVLSSVDDVEQKLVIAKQNLITLNDNIRRFVGRVPKELRIDKHKHADEVKKNEHNERSFKDKRRSFDSNYGDARFPTDESEPRSARINSRVIRELPSRKEVVEAQGTDSESIARNRRMFGSLIGTLQKFCQEESRLKIKEDKKAEIEKKLERQELQERTMLRKERETLFLNKKRKQFEIRALEYKMARLKDFKSWESTSLTKKNQIRTKTKPHLFFRPQIHTPRTEKLLLECKTYVECFIQSRREELHAELRDMERLNYIKMHENNEIDESIYEEQYDEMGSEIA; via the exons ATGGTAAATGATTGTGTTTTATCATCCGTTGATGATGTAGAGCAAAAACTTGTCATAGCTAAGCAGAACCTAATTACATTAAATGATAATATTCGACGATTTGTTGGTCGCGTACCAAAGGAGTTGAG AAtagacaaacacaaacatgcCGATGAAGTCAAAAAGAACGAACATAACGAAAGATCATTTAAAGATAAACGTCGTTCGTTTGATTCTAACTATGGAGATGCTCGCTTCCCTACAGACGAGAGTGAACCCCGCTCGGCAAGAATCAACTCTCGAGTTATACGGGAATTACCATCTAGAAAAGAAGTTGTTGAAGCTCAAGGGACCGATTCCGAGTCAATAGCTCGAAATCGTCGCATGTTTGGTTCGCTTATTGGAACTTTACAAAAATTCTGCCAAGAGGAGTCGCGTCTAAAGATCAAAGAAGATAAAAAAGCTGAAATAGAAAAGAAACTGGAGAGGCAAGAACTTCAGGAGCGGACAATGCTAAGAAAAGAACGAGaaactttgtttttaaataaaaaacgaaagcaattTGAAATCAGAGCATTGGAATATAAAATGGCTAGGCTAAAGGATTTTAAATCTTGGGAATCG ACATCTCttaccaaaaaaaatcaaattagaacaaaaactaaaccgcattta ttttttcggcCACAAATACACACCCCTCGTACAGAGAAACTGCTACTTGAATGTAAAACGTATGTAGAATGTTTTATCCAAAGCAGACGTGAAGAACTACACGCAGAACTACGGGACATGGAGCGTTTAAATTACATcaaaatgcatgaaaataaCGAAATTGACGAAAGCATCTATGAAGAACAATATGATGAGATGGGTAGTGAAATTGCATAA
- the LOC117899622 gene encoding calreticulin, translating to MCYKILILALLAIVGLINANIYLEEKFENENWDDTWIYSKHPGKEFGKFAHTAGSFFNDAEADKGIQTSQDARFYAVSKQFDAFSNEDKPLVVQFSVKHEQNIDCGGGYVKLFDCSLDQTDMHGESPYEIMFGPDICGPGTKKVHVIFSYKGKNHLINKDVRCKDDVYTHFYTLIVRPDNTYEVLIDNEKVESGNLEDDWDFLAPKKIKDPNAKKPEDWDDKPTIPDPDDKKPEDWDKSEHVPDPDATKPEDWDDEMDGEWEPPMVDNPEYKGEWQPKQLDNPNYKGAWEHPEIDNPEYVPDNKLYLRNEICKLGFDLWQVKSGTIFDNVLITDDIELAHNAAAEVKNTQAGEKKMKELQDEVQRKKDEEEAKKISDKDDDEEDDDDDEKDESKQDKELNDHDEL from the exons ATGTGttataaaattttaattcttGCCTTACTGGCAATAGTCGGGCTGATAAATGCAAACATATATTTGGaagaaaaatttgaaaatg AAAATTGGGATGATACGTGGATTTACAGCAAGCATCCCGGAAAGGAATTTGGAAAATTTGCCCACACTGCCGGTTCATTCTTTAACGATGCTGAAGCAGACAAAG GCATTCAGACTTCGCAGGACGCACGTTTCTACGCTGTTTCCAAACAATTCGATGCATTTTCCAATGAAGATAAACCGCTTGTTGTTCAATTTTCTGTAAAACATGAACAAAATATTGACTGCGGGGGTGGTTACGTTAAACTCTTTGACTGCTCCCTGGACCAAACAGACATGCACGGAGAGTCACCCTACGAAATTATGTTCGGCCCAGATATTTGCGGACCTGGTACAAAGAAAGTCCACGTCATTTTCAGTTACAAAGGAAAGAATCACTTGATAAACAAAGATGTAAGATGTAAGGATGACGTGTACACTCATTTTTACACGCTGATAGTAAGGCCTGACAACACCTATGAAGTCTTAATTGATAACGAAAAAGTGGAATCTGGTAACTTGGAAGATGACTGGGACTTCTTAGCACCAAAGAAAATTAAGGATCCTAATGCCAAGAAGCCAGAGGATTGGGATGATAAG CCCACAATTCCTGACCCCGATGATAAGAAACCTGAGGATTGGGATAAATCAGAACATGTACCGGACCCAGATGCCACCAAACCAGAAGATTGGGACGACGAAATGGATGGTGAATGGGAGCCCCCAATGGTAGATAACCCCGAGTACAAGGGAGAGTGGCAACCAAAACAATTGGATAATCCCAACTACAAGGGTGCTTGGGAGCATCCCGAAATCGATAACCCTGAATATGTACCAGATAACAAGCTTTATCTACGtaatgaaatatgcaaattaggATTCGATTTATGGCAAGTTAAATCTGGAACCATATTTGATAATGTCCTCATTACCGATGACATTGAATTGGCACACAACGCAGCGGCTGAGGTAAAAAACACTCAAGCTGGTGAGAAAAAAATGAAGGAGCTTCAAGATGAAGTCCAGAGAAAAAAAGATGAAGAGGAAGCGAAAAAGATCTCTGATAAGGATGACGACgaggaagatgatgatgacgatgaaaAGGATGAATCTAAGCAAGACAAAGAGCTGAATGATCATGACGAATTGTAA